In Syngnathus scovelli strain Florida chromosome 11, RoL_Ssco_1.2, whole genome shotgun sequence, one DNA window encodes the following:
- the LOC125977016 gene encoding neuritin codes for MELFTSTKIGEILGFALVILSISMLVDSSDVNCENVYKDFSDCVLELGESMDNYQENVTSESGVAAVCSHWEAFHTCALTALSDCQQEVSSIWETLRQDSRKMRFQGSLFDLCSPSSSSSMRSPVAALTLPLTAMLLTTGPRWSFM; via the exons ATGGAATTGTTCACGTCGACCAAGATCGGAGAGATCCTCGGCTTTGCCTTAG TGATCCTTTCCATCTCCATGCTGGTGGATTCATCAGATGTGAATTGTGAGAACGTTTACAAGGACTTCTCTGATTGTGTCCTGGAGCTGGGGGAGAGCATGGACAACTATCAGGAAAACGTGACCAGCGAAAGCGGAGTGGCGGCTGTGTGCAG CCACTGGGAAGCTTTCCACACGTGTGCCCTGACGGCGCTGTCTGACTGCCAGCAGGAAGTCAGTTCCATCTGGGAGACTCTGAGGCAGGACTCCCGAAAGATGCGTTTCCAGGGAAGCTTGTTTGATCTGTGTAGCCCCAGCTCGAGTTCGAGCATGAGGTCAcctgtagcggcgttgaccctgcCGCTAACGGCCATGTTGCTCACCACCGGGCCCAGATGGTCCTTCATGTAA
- the LOC125976910 gene encoding peroxisomal succinyl-coenzyme A thioesterase-like isoform X3, whose product MIWTQVRVAVYRHLIGKSLTPNVGLHRKHCCLHRAAGPDLTHLSPPAMRRISTGPAPVLTAAPARGLVDDPLSIKASFLPPYHPVTLCAQMRSEDGDLWEAFGHYNTSADGTVNLARDHSVGGSYLGREPMGLFWALQPAPGEREGLRLRKKNVEIPHIVDISLLEGHVTPRERASAELAVATTERWYMAPGVQRIDIRQNGVVGTLFLPPGPGRFPAMVDLWGMGGGLVEYRSCLFASRGFASFTVAFMEHKDLTVQLNVNSADAYMKKAFNILQDHPQIHGDRIGVIGLSYGVYLALRLATRSEVNPSCLVCINGPAGSNVEITRTFCKPKVSASDQRFWPRDDAGYLSFKDMSLPKNYSPGTVVELGNLACPMMYILGEDDQNCPSIENSNMFMCFSD is encoded by the exons ATGATTTGGACTCAAGTGCGAGTGGCAGTATACCGGCATCTCATAGGAAAGTCACTGACTCCAAATGTTGGTCTACACAGAAAACATTGCTGTTTGCACCGAGCTGCAG GACCTGACCTTACACACTTGTCTCCACCAGCGATGCGACGGATCAGTACCGGTCCAGCTCCTGTGTTGACAGCTGCTCCAGCCCGTGGCCTGGTAGATGATCCACTCAGCATAAAGGCATCTTTTCTGCCACCATACCATCCGGTGACATTGTGCGCACAAATGCGCAGTGAGGATGGTGACCTGTGGGAGGCTTTTGGCCACTATAACACAAGTGCAGATGGCACTGTCAACC TGGCTAGGGATCATTCTGTGGGTGGTTCATATTTGGGACGTGAGCCAATGGGTCTCTTCTGGGCCCTGCAGCCAGCACCTGGGGAAAGGGAAGGTTTAAg gctGCGCAAGAAAAATGTCGAGATTCCCCACATTGTGGACATTTCCTTGCTGGAAGGTCACGTGACTcccagagagcgagcgagcgctgagCTGGCTGTTGCAACCACCGAGCGCTGGTACATGGCACCAGGTGTTCAAAGAATAGACATCCGCCAAAATGGAGTGGTGGGAACATTATTCTTACCACCAG GCCCAGGCCGGTTTCCTGCCATGGTGGACTTGTGGGGTATGGGTGGAGGACTAGTAGAGTACCGCTCATGCCTATTTGCATCCAGGGGCTTTGCCAGCTTCACCGTCGCCTTCATGGAACACAAAGATCTGACTGTCCAACTGAATGTTAACTCTGCGGATGCAtatatgaag AAAGCTTTTAATATTCTTCAGGATCATCCTCAGATCCACGGCGATCGAATTGGTGTCATTGGTCTCTCGTATGGAGTCTACCTAGCCCTCCGATTGGCCACTCGCTCTGAAGTAAAT CCATCCTGTTTGGTTTGTATAAACGGCCCAGCAGGAAGTAATGTGGAGATTACACGAACCTTTTGCAAGCCTAAAGTATCCGCAAG tgaccaGCGGTTTTGGCCACGGGATGATGCAGGCTATCTTAGCTTTAAGGACATGTCTTTACCCAAAAACTACTCTCCTGGAACCGTAGTGGAG TTAGGGAACCTGGCCTGTCCAATGATGTACATTTTAGGTGAAGATGACCAAAATTGTCCAAGTATTGAGAATTCAAACatg TTTATGTGCTTTTCAGATTGA
- the sys1 gene encoding protein SYS1 homolog isoform X2, giving the protein MGSHFRSYIWDPVLIVLQIILMQCIYYSFLGLWLAGVDSLVPARASLDQIFSYEILGFAPILGRLSMMAFALNSLTWLCSRGLSPIETVASLFPSPSSSSSAPAFT; this is encoded by the exons ATGGGCAGCCACTTCCGAAGCTACATCTGGGACCCTGTTCTCATTGTGCTTCAAATCATCTTGATGCAGTGCATCTACTACAGCTTTCTCGGCTTGTGGTTGGCGGGTGTGGACAGCCTGGTGCCGGCACGTGCTTCACTGGACCAAATCTTTAGCTATGAA aTCCTTGGTTTTGCACCGATATTGGGCAGGCTGTCAATGATGGCGTTCGCTTTGAACTCTCTTACCTG GTTGTGCTCGCGAGGACTGAGCCCGATAGAAACTGTGGCCTCACTCTTCCcatctccttcctcctcctcgtcagcGCCCGCCTTTACATGA
- the LOC125976910 gene encoding peroxisomal succinyl-coenzyme A thioesterase-like isoform X2, with translation MIWTQVRVAVYRHLIGKSLTPNVGLHRKHCCLHRAAAMRRISTGPAPVLTAAPARGLVDDPLSIKASFLPPYHPVTLCAQMRSEDGDLWEAFGHYNTSADGTVNLARDHSVGGSYLGREPMGLFWALQPAPGEREGLRLRKKNVEIPHIVDISLLEGHVTPRERASAELAVATTERWYMAPGVQRIDIRQNGVVGTLFLPPGPGRFPAMVDLWGMGGGLVEYRSCLFASRGFASFTVAFMEHKDLTVQLNVNSADAYMKKAFNILQDHPQIHGDRIGVIGLSYGVYLALRLATRSEVNPSCLVCINGPAGSNVEITRTFCKPKVSASDQRFWPRDDAGYLSFKDMSLPKNYSPGTVVELGNLACPMMYILGEDDQNCPSIENSNMIEHVLTASGKSHLYTCLSYPGAGHLIEPPYSPNARISAWRIKPEKILALWGGHTAPHAAAQEDSWKKILNFLDENLRA, from the exons ATGATTTGGACTCAAGTGCGAGTGGCAGTATACCGGCATCTCATAGGAAAGTCACTGACTCCAAATGTTGGTCTACACAGAAAACATTGCTGTTTGCACCGAGCTGCAG CGATGCGACGGATCAGTACCGGTCCAGCTCCTGTGTTGACAGCTGCTCCAGCCCGTGGCCTGGTAGATGATCCACTCAGCATAAAGGCATCTTTTCTGCCACCATACCATCCGGTGACATTGTGCGCACAAATGCGCAGTGAGGATGGTGACCTGTGGGAGGCTTTTGGCCACTATAACACAAGTGCAGATGGCACTGTCAACC TGGCTAGGGATCATTCTGTGGGTGGTTCATATTTGGGACGTGAGCCAATGGGTCTCTTCTGGGCCCTGCAGCCAGCACCTGGGGAAAGGGAAGGTTTAAg gctGCGCAAGAAAAATGTCGAGATTCCCCACATTGTGGACATTTCCTTGCTGGAAGGTCACGTGACTcccagagagcgagcgagcgctgagCTGGCTGTTGCAACCACCGAGCGCTGGTACATGGCACCAGGTGTTCAAAGAATAGACATCCGCCAAAATGGAGTGGTGGGAACATTATTCTTACCACCAG GCCCAGGCCGGTTTCCTGCCATGGTGGACTTGTGGGGTATGGGTGGAGGACTAGTAGAGTACCGCTCATGCCTATTTGCATCCAGGGGCTTTGCCAGCTTCACCGTCGCCTTCATGGAACACAAAGATCTGACTGTCCAACTGAATGTTAACTCTGCGGATGCAtatatgaag AAAGCTTTTAATATTCTTCAGGATCATCCTCAGATCCACGGCGATCGAATTGGTGTCATTGGTCTCTCGTATGGAGTCTACCTAGCCCTCCGATTGGCCACTCGCTCTGAAGTAAAT CCATCCTGTTTGGTTTGTATAAACGGCCCAGCAGGAAGTAATGTGGAGATTACACGAACCTTTTGCAAGCCTAAAGTATCCGCAAG tgaccaGCGGTTTTGGCCACGGGATGATGCAGGCTATCTTAGCTTTAAGGACATGTCTTTACCCAAAAACTACTCTCCTGGAACCGTAGTGGAG TTAGGGAACCTGGCCTGTCCAATGATGTACATTTTAGGTGAAGATGACCAAAATTGTCCAAGTATTGAGAATTCAAACatg ATTGAACATGTCCTGACAGCATCCGGTAAATCCCATCTGTATACCTGTTTGTCATATCCCGGTGCCGGCCACCTGATTGAACCACCTTACTCACCGAATGCACGGATATCTGCATGGAGAATCAAACCAGAAAAAA TCCTCGCTTTGTGGGGGGGTCACACTGCACCACACGCTGCTGCACAGGAAGATTCTTGGAAGAAAATCCTGAATTTTTTGGACGAAAATCTGAGAGCGTGA
- the LOC125977014 gene encoding translocon-associated protein subunit alpha, giving the protein MFTFGSKMLLLLLLAFPCGLISMGRVSANTESSEDIDPDASVDEEEEDDEEEMPVEEDQIQSSEGDDDDDSDGDEKLLTSHTDADTTIVFTTGEEFPANEIVRFLVGFTNKGSQDFTVESLEASFRYPQDFQFYIQNFTALPLSTVVPPGAQASFEYSFIPAQPMAGRPFGLVILLNYHDTQGSVFQTAIYNQTVTIVEKEEGLDGETVFMYIFLSGLVVLMLFAMYQVLESRTKKRISVKFEKGTGGKNDVDISWIPQETLNAMNKASPKNSPRKRTKRAAGADQ; this is encoded by the exons ATGTTTACTTTCGGATCAAAAATGTTGCTGTTGCTCCTCCTGGCTTTCCCCTGCGGCTTGATATCTATGG GGAGGGTGTCTGCCAACACTGAATCTTCTGAGGACATTGACCCAGATGCATCTGTtgatgaggaagaagaagatgacgaagaagaGATGCCGGTGGAGGAAGATCAGATCCAAAGCtct GAAGGAGATGACGACGATGACTCTGACGGTGATGAGAAATTGTTAACATCTCACACTGATGCCGACACAACCATCGTCTTTACGACAGGAGAAG AGTTTCCTGCCAATGAGATTGTGAGATTCCTAGTGGGTTTCACCAACAAGGGCAGTCAGGATTTCACCGTTGAGTCCTTGGAGGCTTCTTTCCGTTATCCCCAGGACTTCCAATTCTACATTCAGAAT TTCACAGCTTTGCCTCTGAGTACGGTGGTTCCACCGGGCGCGCAGGCCTCCTTCGAATATTCTTTCATCCCAGCTCAGCCCATGGCTGGTCGTCCATTCGGTCTTGTTATCCTCCTCAACTATCACGACACTCAG GGCTCAGTCTTTCAGACCGCCATTTACAACCAGACTGTCACCATCGTTGAGAAAGAAGAAGGACTGGATGGTGAAAC AGTGTTTATGTACATCTTCCTCAGCGGGCTAGTGGTGCTGATGCTCTTTGCGATGTACCAGGTTCTGGAATCACGGACG aaaaAGAGAATCTCAGTCAAGTTCGAGAAGGGCACTGGTGGGAAGAACGATGTGGACATCAGCTGGATTCCTCAGGAGACTCTCAATGCCATGA ACAAAGCTTCTCCAAAAAACTCACCACGGAAACGAACCAAGCGGGCAGCCGGAGCGGATCAATAA
- the sys1 gene encoding protein SYS1 homolog isoform X1 — protein sequence MGSHFRSYIWDPVLIVLQIILMQCIYYSFLGLWLAGVDSLVPARASLDQIFSYEILGFAPILGRLSMMAFALNSLTCALGLWFFIRRGKQCLDFTVTVHFFHLIICWIYNSRFPSSLSWWLVNLACMALMAVIGEYLCMRTELRAIPVNSGPKSNL from the exons ATGGGCAGCCACTTCCGAAGCTACATCTGGGACCCTGTTCTCATTGTGCTTCAAATCATCTTGATGCAGTGCATCTACTACAGCTTTCTCGGCTTGTGGTTGGCGGGTGTGGACAGCCTGGTGCCGGCACGTGCTTCACTGGACCAAATCTTTAGCTATGAA aTCCTTGGTTTTGCACCGATATTGGGCAGGCTGTCAATGATGGCGTTCGCTTTGAACTCTCTTACCTG CGCTCTGGGCTTGTGGTTCTTCATCCGCCGAGGGAAGCAGTGCCTGGACTTCACCGTCACGGTGCACTTCTTTCATTTGATCATCTGTTGGATCTATAACTCTCGCTTTCCCTCCTCCTTGTCCTGGTGGCTTGTCAACTTGGCCTGCATGGCATTGATGGCAGTCATCGGAGAGTACTTGTGCATGCGGACTGAGCTCAGAGCCATTCCAGTCAATTCTGGACCCAAGTCTAACCtttga
- the LOC125976910 gene encoding peroxisomal succinyl-coenzyme A thioesterase-like isoform X1, with protein MIWTQVRVAVYRHLIGKSLTPNVGLHRKHCCLHRAAGPDLTHLSPPAMRRISTGPAPVLTAAPARGLVDDPLSIKASFLPPYHPVTLCAQMRSEDGDLWEAFGHYNTSADGTVNLARDHSVGGSYLGREPMGLFWALQPAPGEREGLRLRKKNVEIPHIVDISLLEGHVTPRERASAELAVATTERWYMAPGVQRIDIRQNGVVGTLFLPPGPGRFPAMVDLWGMGGGLVEYRSCLFASRGFASFTVAFMEHKDLTVQLNVNSADAYMKKAFNILQDHPQIHGDRIGVIGLSYGVYLALRLATRSEVNPSCLVCINGPAGSNVEITRTFCKPKVSASDQRFWPRDDAGYLSFKDMSLPKNYSPGTVVELGNLACPMMYILGEDDQNCPSIENSNMIEHVLTASGKSHLYTCLSYPGAGHLIEPPYSPNARISAWRIKPEKILALWGGHTAPHAAAQEDSWKKILNFLDENLRA; from the exons ATGATTTGGACTCAAGTGCGAGTGGCAGTATACCGGCATCTCATAGGAAAGTCACTGACTCCAAATGTTGGTCTACACAGAAAACATTGCTGTTTGCACCGAGCTGCAG GACCTGACCTTACACACTTGTCTCCACCAGCGATGCGACGGATCAGTACCGGTCCAGCTCCTGTGTTGACAGCTGCTCCAGCCCGTGGCCTGGTAGATGATCCACTCAGCATAAAGGCATCTTTTCTGCCACCATACCATCCGGTGACATTGTGCGCACAAATGCGCAGTGAGGATGGTGACCTGTGGGAGGCTTTTGGCCACTATAACACAAGTGCAGATGGCACTGTCAACC TGGCTAGGGATCATTCTGTGGGTGGTTCATATTTGGGACGTGAGCCAATGGGTCTCTTCTGGGCCCTGCAGCCAGCACCTGGGGAAAGGGAAGGTTTAAg gctGCGCAAGAAAAATGTCGAGATTCCCCACATTGTGGACATTTCCTTGCTGGAAGGTCACGTGACTcccagagagcgagcgagcgctgagCTGGCTGTTGCAACCACCGAGCGCTGGTACATGGCACCAGGTGTTCAAAGAATAGACATCCGCCAAAATGGAGTGGTGGGAACATTATTCTTACCACCAG GCCCAGGCCGGTTTCCTGCCATGGTGGACTTGTGGGGTATGGGTGGAGGACTAGTAGAGTACCGCTCATGCCTATTTGCATCCAGGGGCTTTGCCAGCTTCACCGTCGCCTTCATGGAACACAAAGATCTGACTGTCCAACTGAATGTTAACTCTGCGGATGCAtatatgaag AAAGCTTTTAATATTCTTCAGGATCATCCTCAGATCCACGGCGATCGAATTGGTGTCATTGGTCTCTCGTATGGAGTCTACCTAGCCCTCCGATTGGCCACTCGCTCTGAAGTAAAT CCATCCTGTTTGGTTTGTATAAACGGCCCAGCAGGAAGTAATGTGGAGATTACACGAACCTTTTGCAAGCCTAAAGTATCCGCAAG tgaccaGCGGTTTTGGCCACGGGATGATGCAGGCTATCTTAGCTTTAAGGACATGTCTTTACCCAAAAACTACTCTCCTGGAACCGTAGTGGAG TTAGGGAACCTGGCCTGTCCAATGATGTACATTTTAGGTGAAGATGACCAAAATTGTCCAAGTATTGAGAATTCAAACatg ATTGAACATGTCCTGACAGCATCCGGTAAATCCCATCTGTATACCTGTTTGTCATATCCCGGTGCCGGCCACCTGATTGAACCACCTTACTCACCGAATGCACGGATATCTGCATGGAGAATCAAACCAGAAAAAA TCCTCGCTTTGTGGGGGGGTCACACTGCACCACACGCTGCTGCACAGGAAGATTCTTGGAAGAAAATCCTGAATTTTTTGGACGAAAATCTGAGAGCGTGA